A single window of Ananas comosus cultivar F153 linkage group 19, ASM154086v1, whole genome shotgun sequence DNA harbors:
- the LOC109724547 gene encoding pentatricopeptide repeat-containing protein At2g13600-like, which produces MAAAPLLLPLSPPTPPPPPLLPSPPTSSAAAAALSPRSAAPSPRTATLSQRAAAQLHARGLRLGDPSLSARLIAHYAAASSTSAAAAAASLLPSVAPDHPLATFAFNSLIRALASSSSDPRGPALALALDLFLLMLRSHLRPNEFTFPFALKSAAALDLLPLGHQIHSSLLKSGLFPSNVFCASALLDLYVKLATLGDARLVFDRIPHRTAVTWNSMICAYAQNGFLEEALRLMDSMAESGLDVGVTSWNSIVAGCVRFGDVELALDVLGEMISVGGVGPNPATFNTMLSLIPFVPSLDRIKELHAFTLRNVEVVGFDSVDIDRLWSSIASGYAFHGCMSYASRLYREVTLKTFQLSNSMISGFLDSGQTHEAFDVFREMAFQCCREAQSLSPVSLTMILPACDSLSKSGLEIHAYAYRRGMQSHTSVSNALMAMYAKRGDRERADKVFQESPEKDVVSWNTMISSCAMTNDFDSAFDLFQELLADGIRPDEYSYSSVLNGCGISAHLRQGMALHGQIVKSGLYHSYPVVQNALMDAYGKCGCTEYAQKVFDEVDAKDTISWNTIISSYGFNTRPHEAISLFHEMQELGFKPNRVTFIALLSACSHAGLIDKGLHYFNTMRSHHGVVPDVDHYACIVDSLGRAGQLDRAHQFIKDMPIEPDDCVWGAFLSSCRIHGNIELAEIAAKKLIELDPQHSGYWVLLSNVYADASRWSDVAHVRAAMKDTGVIKCPGFSWIEIGGSEVHRFLTADKFHARKLRKKTS; this is translated from the exons ATGGCCGCGGCACCTCTCCTTCTTCCCCTTtctcctcctactcctcctcctcctccactccTTCCCTCTCcccccacctcctccgccgccgccgcggcgctctCTCCGCGCTCCGCCGCGCCATCGCCGCGCACCGCTACGCTCTCCCAGCGCGCCGCCGCGCAACTCCACGCGCGCGGCCTCCGTCTCGGCGACCCCTCCCTCTCTGCGCGCCTCATCGCCCACtacgccgccgcctcctccacctccgccgccgcggccgcggcgTCCCTCCTCCCCTCTGTCGCCCCCGACCACCCCCTCGCCACCTTCGCCTTCAACTCTCTCATCCGCGccctcgcctcctcctcctccgatccCCGCGGccccgccctcgcccttgccctcgatCTCTTCCTCCTCATGCTCCGCTCCCACCTTCGCCCCAACGAGTTCACCTTCCCCTTCGCCCTCAAATCGGCCGCCGCGCTTGACCTCCTCCCCCTGGGGCACCAAATCCACTCCTCGCTCCTCAAATCCGGCCTCTTCCCCTCCAACGTCTTCTGCGCCAGCGCCCTCCTCGACCTCTATGTGAAACTCGCGACTCTAGGTGATGCCCGCTTGGTGTTCGATCGAATTCCCCACAGAACCGCCGTGACATGGAACTCTATGATCTGCGCCTACGCGCAAAATGGGTTCTTGGAGGAGGCGCTGAGGTTGATGGATTCGATGGCAGAGTCCGGTTTGGATGTCGGAGTTACTAGCTGGAATTCGATTGTTGCGGGTTGCGTTCGATTCGGGGATGTCGAGCTCGCGCTGGATGTGCTTGGGGAGATGATTTCAGTTGGTGGGGTGGGACCCAACCCGGCTACGTTCAATACCATGCTTTCGTTGATCCCCTTTGTCCCTTCCTTGGATCGAATTAAGGAGTTGCATGCCTTCACTCTGAGGAATGTAGAAGTGGTAGGTTTCGATTCGGTAGATATTGATAGGTTGTGGTCGTCGATTGCTTCTGGTTATGCCTTCCATGGATGCATGAGCTACGCTTCTCGACTGTATCGTGAAGTCACATTGAAGACATTCCAGTTGTCAAATTCGATGATCTCAGGGTTTCTTGATTCTGGGCAGACACATGAGGCGTTCGATGTGTTCCGTGAAATGGCATTTCAATGCTGCCGTGAAGCGCAAAGTCTATCTCCAGTTTCACTCACCATGATCCTTCCAGCTTGTGATTCGTTATCTAAAAGTGGTTTGGAGATCCATGCTTATGCTTACCGAAGAGGAATGCAATCCCATACGTCCGTGAGCAATGCTCTCATGGCCATGTACGCCAAGAGAGGCGACAGAGAAAGGGCTGATAAGGTTTTTCAAGAGAGTCCGGAGAAGGACGTCGTGTCGTGGAATACAATGATTTCGAGCTGTGCTATGACTAATGATTTTGATAGTGCTTTCGATCTTTTTCAGGAATTGCTTGCGGACGGCATTAGGCCTGATGAGTACTCATACAGTTCCGTGCTTAATGGATGTGGTATCTCAGCCCATCTCAGACAAGGAATGGCCTTACATGGCCAAATTGTAAAATCTGGCTTATATCATTCTTACCCAGTTGTCCAAAATGCTTTAATGGATGCTTATGGGAAATGTGGGTGTACTGAGTATGCTCAAAAGGTCTTTGATGAGGTAGATGCTAAAGATACTATTTCTTGGAACACTATAATCTCATCTTACGGTTTCAATACTCGCCCTCACGAGGCCATATCTCTTTTTCATGAAATGCAAGAGTTAGGTTTTAAACCCAACCGTGTCACCTTCATTGCACTCTTGTCAGCTTGTAGCCATGCTGGTTTGATTGATAAGGGTTTGCATTACTTCAATACAATGAGGAGCCACCATGGTGTTGTTCCCGATGTGGATCACTATGCTTGTATAGTAGATAGTTTAGGAAGAGCAGGTCAGCTCGATCGAGCTCACCAATTTATCAAAGATATGCCTATAGAGCCCGATGATTGTGTATGGGGTGCTTTTCTTAGCAGCTGCAGGATCCATGGAAATATTGAGCTAGCAGAAATTGCCGCCAAGAAGCTTATTGAGTTGGATCCACAGCATTCAGGTTATTGGGTTTTGCTGTCGAACGTATACGCGGATGCTTCTAGGTGGAGTGATGTGGCACATGTGCGAGCAGCCATGAAGGACACTGGTGTCATAAAGTGCCCGGGTTTTAGTTGGATTGAAATCGGAGGCAGTGAGGTGCACAGGTTCCTTACTGCCGACAAGTTCCATGCAAG GAAACTGAGAAAGAAGACGTCATAG